The Aminithiophilus ramosus genome contains a region encoding:
- a CDS encoding ABC transporter substrate-binding protein gives MKRAICSALFVLSLFFPVLTGASASAAETSYKESLLWGVNAEASSLDPATSKDTVTHMMMYQIYDALVKEAPGDYNRLVPGLAESWEFSDDNKTVTFHLRKGVKFHNGDTMTADDVLFSLQRSLESSYSSGISGAIDHFEKVDDGTVACVLKYPYSPILDVLSNMTFAIASKRAVEEAQASGVDFARNPCGTGAYRMVTWKSGDVLVLERFDDYYGGPAAIKNLTYKLVPDAASGAIALEDGTLDCYYLVAATDYNYLKGLDHIAYVECPGVGLHHITFNVTQGVFADKRVRQAVAYALNRDDVVLGGAEGYAVVANCLAPTSVFGYLDDFQWYGQDLEKAKALLAEAGYPDGFDVVFSMQGSPTYMKPAEVVQDQLRKIGINVTFDKMERAAYLEDVGNKRNFAASLRMINATVRDADSVLTRRFHSSMLGGGNNYSGYSNPEVDALIERARTVSDREGRLALYRKIYEILREDVPLIPIYTDTVLLFFNADLKNVYAHPVYRYAVHDMYFQK, from the coding sequence TTGAAAAGAGCCATCTGCTCCGCGCTGTTCGTCCTGTCCCTGTTCTTCCCGGTCCTGACCGGAGCCTCGGCGTCGGCCGCCGAGACGAGCTACAAGGAGTCCCTGCTGTGGGGCGTCAACGCCGAGGCCTCCTCGCTCGATCCGGCGACGAGCAAGGATACGGTGACGCACATGATGATGTACCAGATTTACGACGCCCTCGTGAAGGAGGCTCCCGGCGACTACAATCGCCTCGTCCCCGGCCTGGCCGAGAGCTGGGAGTTCAGCGACGACAACAAAACGGTCACGTTCCATCTCCGCAAGGGCGTCAAGTTCCACAACGGCGACACGATGACGGCCGATGACGTCCTCTTCTCCCTCCAGCGTTCCCTCGAATCGAGCTACTCCAGCGGCATCAGCGGCGCCATCGACCACTTCGAGAAAGTCGACGACGGGACGGTGGCCTGTGTCCTCAAGTATCCCTACAGCCCCATTCTCGACGTCCTGAGCAACATGACCTTCGCCATCGCCAGCAAACGGGCCGTCGAAGAGGCTCAGGCCTCGGGCGTCGACTTCGCCCGCAATCCCTGCGGCACCGGCGCCTACCGGATGGTGACCTGGAAGAGCGGCGATGTCCTCGTCCTGGAGCGCTTCGACGACTATTACGGCGGGCCGGCGGCGATCAAGAACCTCACCTACAAGCTCGTTCCCGACGCCGCATCGGGCGCCATCGCCCTCGAGGACGGCACGCTCGACTGCTACTATCTCGTGGCGGCCACGGACTACAACTACCTCAAGGGGCTCGATCACATCGCCTATGTCGAGTGTCCCGGCGTCGGCCTCCACCACATCACCTTCAACGTGACCCAGGGCGTCTTCGCCGACAAACGGGTCCGCCAGGCCGTGGCCTACGCCCTCAACCGCGATGACGTCGTCCTCGGCGGCGCCGAGGGCTATGCCGTCGTCGCCAACTGCCTCGCTCCCACCTCCGTCTTCGGCTACCTCGACGATTTCCAGTGGTACGGCCAGGATCTGGAGAAGGCCAAGGCCCTTCTGGCCGAGGCGGGCTATCCCGACGGCTTCGACGTCGTCTTCAGCATGCAGGGGTCGCCGACGTACATGAAGCCCGCCGAGGTCGTCCAGGATCAGCTCCGCAAGATCGGCATCAACGTCACCTTCGACAAGATGGAGCGCGCCGCCTATCTGGAGGATGTGGGCAACAAGAGGAACTTCGCCGCCAGCCTGCGCATGATCAACGCCACGGTGCGCGACGCCGACAGCGTCCTCACCCGGCGTTTCCACAGCTCCATGCTCGGCGGAGGCAACAACTACTCGGGCTACTCCAATCCCGAAGTGGACGCTCTTATCGAACGGGCCCGGACCGTTTCCGATAGGGAGGGAAGGCTCGCTCTCTACCGGAAGATCTACGAGATTCTCCGCGAGGACGTGCCTCTGATCCCGATCTACACCGACACGGTCCTGCTCTTCTTCAACGCCGACTTGAAAAACGTCTACGCCCATCCCGTCTACCGCTACGCCGTTCACGACATGTACTTCCAGAAGTAA
- a CDS encoding ABC transporter ATP-binding protein, which translates to MTPLIETRHLKKYFDTARGLLHAVDDVDIAIAGGETLGMVGESGCGKSTLGRLLLRLIEPTGGEVLFGGENILTYDRRKVKELRKRMQIIFQDPFSSLNPRMTVSEIIAEPIKVTGALSGRNAILERVFELMGTVGLAERFVNTYPHELDGGRRQRIGIARALALNPDFIVCDEPVSALDVSIQAQILNLMMDLQDRLGLTYLFITHDLSVVKHISDQIAVMYLGQCVERADTDELFASPSHPYTRALLDAIPVASLRHRKELQVIKGEVSSPINPRPGCRFAPRCPRATADCLRLSPELREIGPGHFVSCFLYE; encoded by the coding sequence ATGACGCCGCTGATCGAGACGCGCCATCTGAAGAAGTACTTCGACACGGCCCGTGGGCTTCTCCACGCCGTCGACGACGTCGACATCGCCATCGCCGGAGGGGAGACCCTGGGCATGGTGGGGGAGTCGGGCTGCGGCAAATCGACGCTGGGACGTCTCCTGCTGCGTCTCATCGAGCCGACGGGAGGGGAGGTCCTCTTCGGGGGCGAGAACATCCTGACTTACGACCGGAGGAAGGTGAAAGAACTCCGCAAACGGATGCAGATCATCTTCCAGGACCCCTTCTCCTCTCTCAACCCGAGGATGACGGTGAGCGAGATCATCGCCGAGCCCATCAAGGTGACGGGGGCCCTTTCGGGGCGGAACGCCATCCTGGAGCGCGTCTTCGAGCTCATGGGGACCGTCGGTCTGGCCGAGCGTTTCGTCAACACCTATCCCCACGAGCTGGACGGCGGGCGGCGCCAGCGCATCGGCATCGCCAGGGCCCTGGCCCTGAATCCCGATTTCATCGTCTGCGACGAGCCCGTCTCGGCCCTCGACGTCTCCATCCAGGCCCAGATCCTCAACTTGATGATGGATCTCCAGGATCGCCTGGGACTGACCTATCTGTTCATCACCCACGATCTGAGTGTCGTCAAGCACATCAGCGATCAGATCGCCGTCATGTACCTCGGCCAGTGCGTCGAGCGGGCCGATACGGACGAACTCTTCGCCAGTCCCAGCCATCCCTACACGCGGGCCCTGCTCGATGCCATTCCCGTCGCCAGCCTGCGCCACCGCAAGGAACTTCAGGTCATCAAGGGGGAGGTCTCGAGTCCCATCAACCCGAGGCCGGGCTGCCGTTTCGCCCCCCGCTGTCCCCGGGCGACGGCCGATTGTCTGAGGCTCTCGCCGGAGCTGAGGGAGATCGGCCCGGGCCATTTCGTCTCCTGTTTCCTCTACGAATGA
- a CDS encoding amidohydrolase family protein, with amino-acid sequence MSHLIAATFRFGTAATRGWLESDDDGLIVALGSGEPPRRPDADFDDGLLFEAGDFNAHSHPEQSLYTDLVDRRWDLATWCRHTIYRFSPHLGPDEIGLGCLRAFSRMLAQGVTSVAVSYYLHGRRGNELDRAVIAAARKSGIRLLFGRMNYDRTSPGAYPAKAASQAAYFESPQEARRAYEELKDEESATVTVAPSLHSLHGSSKEAIVEGLRLAWRDGRPLQFHLSEDSQDVDIALKEQGLRPLAFFDSLLRSGQVPSLEPLFLSDCCWIDDDERAIIAKRGMKVVLDGRMNDRVRTGEADLPALLARGILPWLGTDGEASNDDLSVTGERRHLARRWQLDEGFVEAMSRRPFPMGKGTVGPLAVGAFADVVGRRKGLVEEVLVGGRPVLSRGRHLSLDVEREIEGPLKEAMERLDGTVPRA; translated from the coding sequence ATGAGCCACCTTATCGCCGCAACCTTCCGCTTCGGTACCGCCGCCACTCGAGGCTGGCTCGAATCCGACGACGACGGCCTCATCGTCGCCCTCGGATCGGGCGAGCCGCCGCGCAGACCCGACGCGGACTTCGACGACGGCCTCCTCTTCGAGGCCGGCGACTTCAACGCCCACAGCCACCCCGAGCAGTCCCTCTACACGGACCTCGTCGACAGGCGGTGGGACCTGGCCACCTGGTGCCGCCACACCATCTACCGCTTCAGCCCCCACCTGGGCCCCGACGAGATCGGCCTCGGCTGTCTTCGGGCCTTCTCTCGCATGCTCGCTCAGGGCGTCACCTCCGTCGCCGTCTCCTACTACCTTCACGGCAGGCGGGGCAACGAGCTCGACCGGGCCGTCATCGCCGCCGCCAGGAAAAGCGGCATCCGCCTCCTCTTCGGCCGCATGAACTACGACCGGACCTCGCCCGGGGCCTACCCGGCCAAGGCCGCCTCGCAGGCCGCCTACTTCGAAAGCCCTCAGGAGGCCCGCAGGGCCTACGAGGAGCTCAAAGACGAGGAATCGGCCACGGTCACCGTCGCCCCCAGCCTCCACAGCCTTCACGGATCGTCGAAGGAGGCCATCGTCGAAGGGCTCCGGCTGGCCTGGCGCGACGGGCGGCCCCTCCAGTTCCACCTCTCCGAGGACAGCCAGGACGTGGACATCGCCCTGAAGGAACAGGGACTGCGTCCCCTGGCCTTTTTCGACAGCCTCCTCCGGTCCGGCCAGGTTCCCTCTCTGGAGCCTTTATTCCTTTCCGACTGCTGCTGGATCGACGACGACGAGAGGGCGATCATCGCGAAGAGGGGAATGAAGGTCGTCCTCGACGGCCGCATGAACGACCGCGTCCGGACGGGCGAGGCCGACCTTCCGGCCCTTCTGGCCCGGGGAATCCTCCCCTGGCTGGGAACGGACGGGGAGGCGAGCAACGACGACCTCTCCGTCACGGGCGAAAGGCGTCACCTGGCCCGGCGGTGGCAGCTGGACGAAGGCTTCGTCGAGGCCATGAGCCGCCGCCCCTTCCCCATGGGGAAGGGTACCGTGGGCCCCCTGGCCGTCGGCGCCTTCGCCGACGTCGTCGGCCGCAGGAAAGGCCTCGTCGAAGAGGTCCTCGTCGGCGGCCGCCCCGTCCTCTCCCGAGGCCGTCACCTCTCCCTCGACGTGGAAAGGGAGATCGAAGGCCCCCTCAAGGAGGCCATGGAGCGGCTGGACGGAACCGTACCCCGGGCCTGA
- a CDS encoding ABC transporter permease, producing the protein MFRYVVKRLLMIIPVILGVSFIIFLIMNLTPGDPAMMILGEGARPEEYAALREEMGLNDPFFLRYFRYVADAVQGDFGKSYRTNIPVFQEIASRLPYTLNLAVTSTLIAIVLGLPIGVLSAVKQYTLADNAALGVSLLLTSMPAFWFAMMLILLFSLKLRLLPSLGIDSWRHLILPAIATSSNTMASLLRMTRSTMLEVIRQDYIRTARAKGARESRVIFGHALRNALLPVVTIIGVNFGIALGGTIVVEQVFAIPGLGQLMVNAIRAKDTPMVIAAVLFAAIIASVVNLIVDIVYAYIDPRLKSKYVSIRPRRVPS; encoded by the coding sequence ATGTTCCGGTACGTCGTCAAAAGGCTTCTGATGATCATCCCCGTCATCCTCGGCGTCTCGTTCATCATCTTTTTGATCATGAATCTCACTCCCGGCGATCCGGCCATGATGATCCTCGGTGAAGGGGCGAGGCCCGAGGAGTACGCGGCCCTGAGGGAGGAGATGGGCCTCAACGATCCCTTCTTCCTCCGTTATTTCCGCTACGTCGCCGACGCCGTCCAGGGCGATTTCGGCAAGTCCTACAGGACGAACATCCCCGTCTTCCAGGAGATCGCCAGCCGTCTGCCCTACACGCTGAACCTGGCCGTGACGAGCACGCTCATCGCCATCGTTCTGGGCCTGCCCATAGGGGTCCTGTCGGCGGTGAAACAGTACACCCTTGCCGACAACGCCGCTCTCGGCGTCTCCCTTCTCCTGACGTCGATGCCGGCCTTCTGGTTCGCCATGATGCTCATCCTGCTGTTCTCTCTCAAGCTGAGGCTGCTTCCCTCGCTGGGCATCGACTCCTGGCGCCATCTCATCCTTCCGGCCATCGCCACGTCGTCGAACACGATGGCGTCGCTGCTGCGCATGACCCGTTCGACCATGCTGGAGGTCATCCGCCAGGACTACATCAGGACGGCCCGGGCCAAGGGGGCCAGGGAGAGCCGCGTCATCTTCGGACATGCCCTGAGAAACGCCCTGTTGCCCGTCGTGACCATCATCGGCGTCAACTTCGGCATCGCCCTGGGAGGGACGATCGTCGTCGAACAGGTCTTCGCCATTCCGGGCCTGGGCCAGCTCATGGTCAACGCCATCCGGGCCAAGGATACGCCCATGGTCATCGCCGCCGTCCTTTTTGCCGCCATCATCGCCAGCGTCGTCAATCTCATCGTCGACATCGTCTACGCCTACATCGATCCTCGCCTGAAGTCGAAATACGTCTCGATCAGGCCCCGGAGGGTCCCGTCATGA
- a CDS encoding C45 family autoproteolytic acyltransferase/hydolase, which translates to MRQFQLIDIKAATPYEGGLQYGRQAEAKIRAGLDDYRRLFAETADGDWESIRERALAYVPVVEGLFPELMDEARGIADGARVSLDAIMVLNCRYEITKFPRPRECTSFAVLPEASGGRTFVGQNWDYRAGIVDQVVILRVEEPDGTRIVGLAEAGQVIRNGFNSRGIGLCANNLQSVDDGPEAALPVTFLRRKVLSCPSFDEAVRQVAEAGRAVSCNFMIASSEGRVVDLEAHPGGADRLEPVGGILTHANHFVCRPERDALARSPRDERLRELLLRRWGSVDVPHIMASLCDHENYPRAICRHPSDVSVRPGRRSLTVASVIYDFEGGLAHVCAGPPCEGEFVAVELIPRL; encoded by the coding sequence ATGAGACAGTTCCAGCTGATCGACATCAAGGCCGCGACGCCCTACGAGGGGGGCCTTCAGTACGGTCGACAGGCGGAGGCGAAGATTCGGGCCGGCCTGGACGACTACCGCCGTCTCTTCGCCGAGACGGCCGACGGGGACTGGGAGTCCATAAGGGAGAGGGCCCTGGCCTATGTCCCCGTCGTCGAGGGCCTTTTCCCCGAGCTGATGGACGAGGCCCGGGGCATCGCCGACGGGGCCCGCGTCTCCCTCGACGCGATCATGGTCCTCAACTGCCGTTACGAGATCACCAAATTCCCCCGTCCCAGGGAGTGCACCTCCTTCGCCGTCCTTCCCGAGGCCTCGGGGGGGAGGACCTTCGTGGGGCAGAACTGGGACTACCGGGCGGGGATCGTCGATCAGGTGGTGATCCTTCGCGTCGAGGAACCTGACGGGACGCGGATCGTGGGTCTCGCCGAGGCGGGGCAGGTGATCCGCAACGGATTCAACAGCCGGGGGATCGGCCTTTGCGCCAACAATCTCCAGTCCGTCGACGACGGCCCCGAGGCGGCCCTTCCCGTGACCTTCCTCAGGAGAAAGGTCCTCTCCTGTCCTTCCTTCGACGAGGCCGTCCGGCAGGTCGCCGAGGCCGGGCGGGCCGTCTCGTGCAACTTCATGATCGCCTCCTCCGAGGGGCGGGTCGTCGATCTCGAGGCCCATCCCGGCGGGGCCGATCGTCTCGAACCCGTCGGGGGGATTCTGACCCACGCCAATCACTTCGTCTGCCGTCCCGAGAGGGACGCCCTCGCAAGGAGTCCCCGGGACGAGCGTCTCCGGGAGCTTCTCCTCCGGCGGTGGGGCTCCGTCGACGTGCCCCATATCATGGCCTCGCTCTGTGACCACGAGAACTATCCCAGGGCGATCTGCCGCCACCCGTCGGACGTCTCCGTCAGGCCGGGGCGGCGCAGCCTCACCGTGGCCTCCGTCATCTACGACTTCGAGGGGGGGCTGGCCCATGTCTGCGCCGGCCCCCCCTGCGAGGGCGAGTTCGTCGCCGTCGAGCTGATTCCCCGTCTCTGA
- a CDS encoding ABC transporter ATP-binding protein, translating into MAEKLLEIKDLHVRYRTDDDEIYALNGVNLTVEAGQTLGLVGETGAGKTTTALSIMRLLPDRVGFVDRGEIFLEGRNLFSLTEADMRLLRGNDVSVIFQDPMTSLNPIHTVGDQIGEVVRLHHPDFRGPEVEARVEEMMETVGIPAERKGDYPHQFSGGMKQRIVIAIALACNPKLLLADEPTTALDVTIQAQVLRMMGELKKKFNTAMILITHDLGVVAQICDWVAIMYAGEIIEIGTVEDIFEGRDHHPYTVGLFGSIPDMTKKTDRLSPIEGLMPDPTALPPGCRFVDRCPRRLACCAEVAPAVVGAGTHRVKCHLFSSLFGADGSVAGETGGGKGR; encoded by the coding sequence ATGGCGGAAAAGCTGCTCGAGATAAAGGATCTCCACGTCCGCTACAGGACCGACGACGACGAGATCTATGCCCTCAACGGCGTCAATCTGACGGTGGAGGCGGGGCAGACGCTCGGTCTCGTCGGGGAGACGGGCGCCGGCAAGACGACGACGGCCCTCTCCATCATGAGGCTCCTGCCCGATCGCGTCGGCTTCGTCGACAGGGGGGAGATCTTTCTGGAGGGGCGGAACCTCTTCTCCCTCACCGAGGCCGATATGCGCCTCCTCCGGGGCAACGACGTCTCCGTCATCTTCCAGGATCCCATGACGAGCCTCAACCCCATCCACACCGTGGGCGACCAGATCGGGGAGGTCGTCAGGCTTCACCATCCCGATTTCCGAGGCCCCGAAGTCGAGGCCCGTGTGGAGGAGATGATGGAGACGGTGGGCATTCCGGCGGAGCGCAAGGGCGATTACCCCCATCAGTTCTCCGGAGGCATGAAGCAGCGCATCGTCATCGCCATCGCCCTGGCCTGCAACCCCAAACTCCTTCTGGCCGACGAGCCGACGACGGCTCTCGACGTGACCATCCAGGCTCAGGTCCTGAGGATGATGGGCGAGCTGAAGAAAAAGTTCAACACGGCCATGATCCTCATCACCCACGACCTGGGCGTCGTGGCGCAGATCTGCGACTGGGTGGCCATCATGTACGCCGGGGAGATCATCGAGATCGGCACCGTCGAGGACATCTTCGAGGGGCGGGATCATCATCCCTACACGGTCGGCCTTTTCGGCTCCATTCCCGACATGACGAAAAAGACCGATCGACTCAGTCCCATCGAGGGGCTCATGCCCGACCCGACGGCTCTGCCGCCCGGTTGCCGCTTCGTCGACCGCTGTCCGCGCCGCCTGGCCTGCTGCGCCGAGGTGGCTCCCGCCGTCGTCGGGGCGGGGACTCACCGGGTCAAGTGTCATCTGTTCTCCTCCCTGTTCGGGGCCGATGGCTCCGTCGCGGGGGAGACGGGAGGGGGAAAGGGCCGATGA
- a CDS encoding C45 family autoproteolytic acyltransferase/hydolase: MRTFQFVSVEGATPRARGLCYGEQAKEKIRAGIEGYRALFARTGGPGWDRIVARALSCLPLLESSMADLLDEARGIADGAGISLGDLMVLNCRYEITKFPHYDECTTCAILPEAAAGGKTLLVKNWDYRAGIVDNIVILRIEEPDGTEMIGLSEAGQLIREGFNSHGVGLCNNSLQSLLDAPGQGVPVTFLRRRVLSCRTFDEARDLLVGARRAVSNNMLLAAPGRAVDIEAHPGGCDLIGPSEGIVTHANHFVVRDELNALERSPRDERLRELLMPKRGSLTVDDVKKCLGDHENYPKAICRHPSDLSIPRPQRGMTVAAMIVDFDERTVHICAGPPCEGEFVPFSMS; encoded by the coding sequence ATGAGGACTTTCCAGTTTGTCTCCGTCGAAGGGGCGACGCCCCGAGCGAGAGGCCTCTGCTACGGAGAACAGGCTAAGGAAAAAATCAGGGCCGGGATCGAGGGGTACAGGGCCCTTTTCGCCCGGACGGGAGGACCCGGCTGGGATCGGATCGTCGCCCGGGCTCTCTCCTGTCTTCCGCTCCTGGAGTCTTCCATGGCCGATCTTCTCGACGAGGCCCGGGGGATCGCCGACGGGGCCGGTATCTCCCTGGGAGATCTGATGGTCCTCAACTGTCGCTACGAGATCACCAAGTTTCCCCACTACGACGAGTGCACCACCTGCGCCATCCTTCCCGAGGCGGCGGCGGGAGGGAAGACGCTGCTGGTCAAAAACTGGGACTACCGGGCCGGCATCGTCGACAACATCGTCATCCTCCGCATCGAGGAGCCCGACGGCACGGAGATGATCGGTCTCAGCGAGGCGGGGCAGCTCATCCGCGAGGGGTTCAACTCCCACGGAGTGGGGCTCTGCAACAACTCCCTCCAGTCCCTCCTCGACGCGCCGGGCCAGGGCGTTCCCGTCACCTTCCTCCGCCGGAGGGTCCTCTCCTGCCGGACCTTCGACGAGGCCAGAGACCTTCTGGTGGGGGCCAGGCGGGCCGTGTCCAACAACATGCTCCTCGCCGCCCCGGGCCGGGCCGTCGACATCGAGGCCCATCCCGGAGGCTGCGACCTCATCGGGCCCAGCGAGGGCATCGTGACGCATGCCAATCATTTCGTCGTCCGCGACGAACTCAACGCCCTGGAGAGAAGTCCCAGGGACGAGCGGCTCCGCGAGCTTCTCATGCCCAAGAGGGGTTCCCTCACTGTCGATGACGTCAAGAAGTGCCTGGGCGATCACGAGAACTATCCCAAGGCGATCTGCCGCCATCCCTCGGACCTGTCGATTCCCCGGCCCCAGAGGGGGATGACCGTCGCCGCCATGATCGTCGATTTCGACGAGAGAACCGTTCACATCTGTGCCGGTCCCCCCTGCGAGGGCGAGTTCGTTCCCTTCTCCATGAGCTAG
- a CDS encoding MFS transporter, which produces MRRDRAENRPAKGVLPIIGGVTFISVLGIASVTPAFPEAARALSVSAREIALLISAFTLPGILFTPLTGILADRIGRREILVPSLLLFGLAGTGCAFVSDFRLLVLLRFLQGLGASSLSSLNMVLIGDLYRGPERERATGYNSSVISLGTALFPVLGGALALLGWRWPFLLPLMAFPVAFAVRFRLEVPFERKSETLGSYFRALGQGLRRREVLAILTATTGTFIVLFGSVTAFLPFLLADRFGASSFEIGLVFLSQSLATALAASQSGTLARRFSPRSRLVLAFFLFSLALFLYPQARSLPPVFLAAVAFGLGQGMNMPVLLSLLVSFACPEYRGGLMAINTMALKLGQTVAPLLTGWVLTRWGLESVFYASALTALATLTATLIGFGRSSLSGRC; this is translated from the coding sequence GTGAGACGAGACAGGGCAGAAAACCGTCCGGCAAAAGGCGTCCTTCCCATCATCGGCGGCGTCACCTTCATCTCCGTTTTGGGCATCGCCAGCGTGACGCCGGCCTTTCCCGAGGCGGCCCGGGCCCTCTCCGTCTCGGCCCGCGAGATCGCCCTCCTCATTTCGGCCTTCACCCTGCCGGGCATCCTCTTCACGCCCCTGACGGGCATCCTGGCCGACAGGATCGGCCGTCGCGAGATACTCGTCCCCAGCCTCCTTCTTTTCGGCCTGGCCGGAACGGGGTGCGCCTTCGTCTCCGATTTCCGCCTCCTCGTCCTCCTGCGCTTCCTCCAGGGCCTGGGGGCCTCGAGCCTCAGCTCCCTCAACATGGTCCTCATCGGCGATCTCTACCGGGGTCCGGAGCGGGAGAGGGCCACAGGCTACAACTCGAGCGTCATCAGCCTCGGCACAGCCCTGTTCCCCGTCCTGGGCGGCGCCCTGGCCCTTCTGGGCTGGCGCTGGCCCTTTCTCCTCCCCCTCATGGCCTTTCCCGTGGCCTTCGCCGTCCGATTCCGCCTCGAGGTTCCCTTCGAGCGCAAGAGCGAGACGCTGGGAAGCTACTTCCGCGCCCTGGGTCAGGGTCTGAGGCGGCGGGAGGTCCTGGCCATCCTCACGGCGACGACGGGCACCTTCATCGTCCTCTTCGGCTCCGTGACGGCTTTCCTTCCCTTCCTCCTGGCCGATCGATTCGGCGCCTCCTCCTTCGAGATCGGCCTCGTCTTCCTCTCTCAGTCTCTGGCCACGGCCCTGGCCGCCTCCCAGTCGGGCACTCTGGCCAGGCGATTCTCTCCCCGGTCGCGCCTCGTCCTCGCCTTTTTTCTCTTCTCCCTGGCCCTCTTCCTCTACCCCCAGGCCCGAAGCCTGCCCCCCGTCTTCCTCGCCGCCGTCGCCTTCGGCCTCGGCCAGGGAATGAACATGCCCGTCCTGCTGAGCCTCCTCGTCTCCTTCGCCTGCCCCGAATACCGGGGAGGCCTTATGGCCATCAACACCATGGCCCTCAAGCTGGGCCAGACCGTGGCCCCCCTCCTGACGGGATGGGTCCTGACCCGCTGGGGACTGGAAAGCGTCTTCTACGCCTCGGCCCTGACGGCCCTGGCCACACTGACGGCCACCCTGATCGGCTTCGGCCGCTCCTCCCTGAGCGGCCGCTGCTGA
- a CDS encoding ABC transporter permease — protein sequence MTDEGLSVAVAAEKIHLYRKKSQIRTVWLRLKKNRMAMFGFVLFSAMMALVLSADLYMDYEEEAIAQNLSIRFQAPSKDHLLGTDQYGRDLLTRVIYGGRISLFVGLATICISLTAGSLIGATAAYYGGKTDDILMRIMDVFLAIPNTLMAITLVAALGTSLVNLILAMGLSQIPRMSRIVRSSVLSIIGQEYIEAARACGTGDGRIIFRHILPNAMGPILVQVTQTVARSVITIASLSFIGLGISEPTPEWGSMLSEAKSQLRYHPYLAVAPGVAIVMAVMSLTLLGDGLRDALDPRLKN from the coding sequence ATGACCGACGAAGGACTCTCCGTGGCCGTGGCCGCGGAGAAAATCCACCTCTACAGGAAGAAGAGCCAGATACGGACGGTCTGGCTCCGGCTGAAGAAAAACCGCATGGCCATGTTCGGCTTCGTCCTCTTCTCGGCCATGATGGCCCTGGTCCTCAGCGCCGATCTCTACATGGACTACGAGGAGGAGGCCATCGCCCAGAATCTCTCCATTCGCTTCCAGGCCCCGTCGAAGGATCACCTTCTGGGGACGGACCAGTACGGCCGCGATCTGCTGACCCGGGTGATCTACGGGGGCCGGATCTCCCTTTTCGTCGGCCTGGCGACGATCTGCATCTCCCTGACGGCGGGGTCCCTCATCGGGGCCACGGCGGCCTACTACGGGGGCAAGACCGACGACATCCTCATGCGGATCATGGACGTCTTCCTGGCCATACCGAACACGCTCATGGCCATCACCCTCGTGGCGGCTCTCGGCACGAGTCTCGTCAATCTGATCCTGGCCATGGGCCTCTCCCAGATTCCCCGCATGTCGCGGATCGTCCGCTCTTCCGTCCTCTCCATCATCGGCCAGGAATACATCGAGGCGGCCCGAGCCTGCGGAACCGGCGATGGCCGGATCATCTTCCGCCATATCCTGCCCAACGCCATGGGCCCCATCCTGGTTCAGGTGACGCAGACCGTGGCCCGGTCGGTCATCACCATCGCCTCTCTCAGTTTCATCGGGCTGGGCATTTCGGAGCCCACGCCCGAGTGGGGATCGATGCTTTCCGAGGCGAAGAGCCAGCTGCGCTATCATCCCTACCTCGCCGTCGCCCCCGGCGTGGCCATCGTCATGGCCGTCATGTCCCTCACCCTTCTCGGCGACGGCCTGCGCGACGCCCTCGACCCGAGGCTGAAGAATTGA